A window of the Lactuca sativa cultivar Salinas chromosome 5, Lsat_Salinas_v11, whole genome shotgun sequence genome harbors these coding sequences:
- the LOC111920793 gene encoding putative F-box protein At3g16210: MSDYLCEELIVNILKRLPPKSLLRFRSLCKKLYSYICSPDFIHIHTFQSQQKLLFRHGSSYKNEEPDFYTFHGEDELPLCLERGYIGMTAVEFPFRRDFCIIGSCNGILCVFDYLEAKCISLWNPSIRRKLTLPDCPHRSFSRVHTGFGFDPITNDYKIVSIHNRSSFVYAMKTGTWCAVASPTPLFHEVLSNACFVNGALHWVVEVEPYFSQSNGIVDICYILTFDLSTHVFGTIALLDTSWETRELTTIQGSLAVISYCMDYREDDDESWIWMRRVDSWSLVFKLKTNQVQGRIYRVLQLTNNGDLLFNIFFEGFHVCKPNIETRSRLVDFSAVSCIDDIVVCVESLQLLDMGTACEVKEKQNLVLDGLEFF; the protein is encoded by the coding sequence ATGTCAGATTACCTATGTGAAGAGTTGATTGTTAACATATTGAAAAGACTACCACCCAAATCCCTCCTCCGGTTTAGATCACTTTGCAAAAAATTGTATTCTTATATTTGTAGCCCCGATTTCATCCACATACACACTTTTCAATCCCAGCAAAAACTCTTATTCAGACACGGAAgtagttacaaaaatgaagaaccAGACTTTTATACATTTCATGGAGAAGATGAATTGCCATTGTGCTTAGAACGTGGATACATTGGTATGACTGCAGTTGAGTTTCCTTTTAGGAGAGATTTCTGTATTATTGGTTCATGTAATGGAATTCTATGTGTGTTCGATTATTTAGAAGCAAAGTGTATTAGTCTATGGAACCCTTCAATTAGGCGCAAATTAACCTTACCTGATTGTCCTCATAGATCCTTTTCTCGGGTACACACTGGATTTGGTTTCGACCCAATTACCAATGATTACAAGATTGTGAGTATACACAACCGAAGTTCATTTGTTTATGCCATGAAGACAGGTACTTGGTGTGCAGTTGCTTCCCCTACTCCTTTGTTTCACGAGGTGTTATCGAATGCGTGTTTTGTGAATGGAGCATTGCATTGGGTTGTAGAGGTAGAACCTTATTTTAGTCAATCAAATGGCATAGTCGATATTTGCTACATATTGACATTCGATTTGAGCACTCATGTTTTTGGTACGATTGCATTGCTAGACACCAGTTGGGAAACACGAGAACTAACAACCATCCAAGGTTCTCTAGCTGTGATTTCTTATTGTATGGATTATCGTGAGGATGATGATGAAAGTTGGATTTGGATGAGGAGAGTTGATTCGTGGTCTTTGGTCTTTAAATTGAAAACAAATCAAGTTCAAGGAAGAATATATAGAGTTTTGCAACTGACCAACAATGGTGACTTGTTGTTCAACATTTTTTTTGAGGGGTTCCATGTTTGTAAGCCCAATATAGAGACTCGATCAAGATTAGTGGATTTCAGTGCTGTTTCTTGCATAGATGACATTGTTGTGTGTGTTGAGAGTCTACAATTGTTAGACATGGGGACTGCTTGTGAGGTAAAAGAGAAGCAAAATTTGGTATTAGATGGACTTGAATTCTTTTAA
- the LOC111920903 gene encoding putative F-box protein At3g16210, with the protein MLSVLKFHLLGKMQDYTMSDYLCQELIIAIFTRLPPKSLLRFRSLSKSWYSYISSPSFIRMHGSRSTQKLLFRHHLRYGFEYFRTLLSDDFYTLHSEDQLPMCPTEGYNGITAVQFPCSRDFIIVGSCDGIFCLSEHQKGISLWNPSIRRKQSLPNCPWRPRDPLEGFGLALGFGFDPISDDYKIVQISYPRESSYFYSLKTGTWCAIASPTPFFSEVRRGIWGSCFVNGALHWVVDRYHTESHHSEIPCIMTFDLSTHVFGMIPLPEPFQRLTRLTTFQGFLAMISTYDNNSYYRDCWIWVRRDDSWSVVYKSKENQFKGGSIMGVLQPTINRDFLLSAMNDQGMEVYLIKMGTQSRLVEFHAASFISEIVQCVESLHLLENACEANQLLVS; encoded by the coding sequence ATGCTATCAGTACTGAAGTTTCATCTCCTTGGAAAAATGCAGGATTACACAATGTCAGATTATCTATGCCAAGAGTTGATAATTGCAATCTTCACAAGACTACCACCCAAATCCCTCCTCCGGTTTAGATCACTCTCCAAATCATGGTATTCTTATATCTCTAGTCCCTCTTTCATCCGCATGCACGGTTCTCGATCCACACAAAAGCTCCTCTTCAGACATCATCTTCGTTATGGCTTTGAATACTTCCGTACGTTATTGTCAGATGACTTTTATACATTACATTCAGAAGACCAGTTGCCAATGTGTCCCACAGAAGGATACAATGGTATAACAGCAGTCCAGTTTCCATGTAGCAGAGATTTCATAATTGTTGGTTCATGTGATGGAATATTCTGTTTGAGTGAACATCAGAAGGGAATTAGTCTATGGAACCCTTCAATAAGGCGCAAACAGAGCCTGCCTAATTGTCCGTGGAGACCTAGAGACCCTTTGGAAGGGTTTGGGCTTGCGCTTGGGTTTGGTTTCGACCCAATCAGTGATGATTACAAGATTGTCCAGATATCATACCCCAGAGAAAGTTCATATTTTTATTCACTAAAGACAGGCACTTGGTGTGCGATTGCCTCCCCTACACCTTTTTTTTCTGAAGTAAGGAGAGGCATTTGGGGGTCATGTTTTGTGAATGGAGCTTTGCATTGGGTGGTAGATCGTTATCATACAGAATCACATCACAGTGAGATTCCTTGTATAATGACATTTGATTTGAGCACTCATGTTTTTGGCATGATTCCATTGCCTGAACCCTTTCAGAGATTGACAAGACTAACAACCTTCCAAGGTTTTCTAGCAATGATTTCTACGTATGATAATAACAGTTACTATAGAGATTGTTGGATTTGGGTGAGGAGAGATGATTCTTGGTCTGTCGTTTATAAATCGAAAGAAAATCAGTTTAAAGGAGGATCAATTATGGGAGTTTTGCAACCGACCATCAATAGAGATTTTTTGCTTTCCGCTATGAATGATCAGGGGATGGAAGTTTATCTTATTAAGATGGGGACACAATCAAGACTAGTGGAATTCCATGCCGCTTCTTTCATATCCGAGATTGTTCAGTGTGTCGAAAGCCTTCATTTGTTAGAAAACGCCTGCGAAGCAAATCAACTATTGGTTTCTTGA